A genomic segment from Mobula birostris isolate sMobBir1 chromosome 31, sMobBir1.hap1, whole genome shotgun sequence encodes:
- the LOC140190813 gene encoding hydroxycarboxylic acid receptor 2-like, protein MANSTPQCVPAEDVNSSYNPPIIIITFILGLAGNTIALWIFCVHVKSRKPSIIYSLNLMIADTLLLCCLPFRAVYFIRGKDWSFGDGLCRLNTFMISLNRTGGVFFLMVIAIDRYFKVVHPLHKVNKISTRCAVKIAGSLWIVAVAICLHLLTDKHHFEQHNVTNCEPFSITKDLSLRAAWTGFIFMFFKFLLPVSVILFSTSSIIWRLRQMEAEMRAKYKRIVKLVIAVAAVFVIFFLPSSVAAVAVLVTKLRRSIDCKSYHIAANIFYNTLFITYLNSVVDPIIYYFSTSQFKDGLEKALLPLNLSCRRSATEQGTSRGEDCGSANKLCISHPMFPVRVN, encoded by the coding sequence ATGGCGAACTCGACCCCGCAATGTGTTCCTGCTGAAGATGTTAACTCATCCTACAACCCGCCCATAATTATCATCACATTCATCCTCGGGCTTGCTGGAAATacgattgctttgtggatctttTGTGTTCATGTGAAGTCGCGGAAACCAAGTATTATatattcactgaatctcatgattgCAGACACTCTGTTACTATGCTGTCTACCTTTTCGAGCTGTTTATTTTATCCGAGGGAAGGACTGGAGTTTTGGTGATGGACTGTGTCGACTGAACACATTCATGATTTCCCTGAACCGAACTGGCGGCGTCTTTTTCCTCATGGTTATAGCGATCGATCGTTACTTTAAGGTGGTCCATCCACTCCACAAGGTAAACAAGATCTCTACAAGGTGTGCGGTGAAGATAGCAGGCAGTCTGTGGATTGTAGCGGTGGCTATTTGCTTGCACTTGCTGACAGACAAACATCACTTCGAACAACACAACGTGACAAACTGTGAGCCTTTCAGCATAACGAAGGATCTGAGTCTCAGAGCAGCTTGGACTGGCTTTATTTTTATGTTCTTTAAGTTTCTTTTGCCAGTTTCAGTTATCCTATTCTCTACGTCCTCCATCATCTGGAGGTTACGGCAGATGGAAGCTGAAATGCGGGCTAAATATAAGCGAATTGTGAAACTTGTGATAGCCGTGGCTGCagtttttgtcatttttttcttgCCCAGCAGTGTTGCTGCGGTCGCGGTTTTGGTGACTAAACTGAGAAGGTCAATTGACTGCAAGTCGTATCACATAGCAGCGAATATCTTTTACAATACGTTGTTTATAACGTATCTGAACAGTGTGGTCGATCCCATTATTTACTATTTTTCTACTTCGCAGTTTAAAGATGGTTTGGAGAAAGCTCTGCTTCCTCTCAATTTAAGCTGTCGCAGATCAGCCACTGAACAAGGAACATCAAGAGGAGAAGACTGTGGATCAGCAAACAAGCTCTGCATCAGCCATCCCATGTTCCCGGTCCGCGTGAACTAG